From the Gallaecimonas mangrovi genome, one window contains:
- the minC gene encoding septum site-determining protein MinC, giving the protein MSLLFKGTSFTLSVLALADADIDDFAEKLADKVTQAPGFFQGAPLVVDLGALTQEPNLDSLHQAITAQGMVPVGLIHCPDTLKSKARAAGWALMQPGRQPTPAKPQPQAEAPKAAPYLAAQVHQGQVRSGQQLYAKDRDLVILGTVGAGAEVIADGCIHIYGNLRGRAIAGAAGDTQARVFCRKLEAELVSIAGTYWLSDDLQGGQWQQATQIWLEEEKLALGPL; this is encoded by the coding sequence ATGTCATTGTTGTTCAAAGGCACTTCATTTACGTTATCGGTATTGGCATTAGCAGATGCCGATATTGACGACTTTGCAGAAAAGTTAGCTGACAAAGTCACCCAGGCGCCCGGATTTTTTCAAGGCGCCCCCTTGGTTGTGGATTTGGGCGCCTTAACCCAAGAGCCCAACTTAGACAGCTTGCATCAAGCCATTACCGCACAAGGAATGGTGCCAGTAGGTCTCATCCATTGCCCGGATACGCTAAAATCGAAAGCGCGAGCGGCAGGCTGGGCATTGATGCAACCAGGGCGGCAGCCAACACCGGCCAAACCACAACCCCAGGCAGAGGCACCGAAAGCGGCGCCTTATCTGGCAGCGCAGGTTCATCAGGGTCAGGTACGCTCAGGTCAACAGCTTTATGCCAAGGACAGGGATCTGGTCATCCTCGGTACTGTTGGTGCTGGCGCGGAAGTTATCGCTGATGGTTGTATCCATATTTATGGCAACTTGCGCGGACGTGCCATTGCCGGGGCAGCGGGCGACACCCAGGCTCGGGTTTTTTGTAGAAAACTGGAAGCCGAATTGGTGTCTATCGCCGGAACCTACTGGTTGAGCGACGATTTGCAAGGCGGCCAGTGGCAACAAGCTACACAGATTTGGTTAGAAGAAGAAAAACTGGCCCTAGGCCCACTTTAG
- a CDS encoding YcgN family cysteine cluster protein — protein MTINAFWEQKSLKQMTRSEWESLCDGCGKCCLHKLQDEDTDEVYHTAVACQLLDLRSGGCSDYANRFAKVDDCLQLDADNLDTFQWLPPSCAYRRLSEGKGLPSWHPLLNDGKKHKMHAAGMSVRHKAVSEGFDLDPADFIVIWPLDEVE, from the coding sequence ATGACAATAAATGCCTTCTGGGAACAAAAGTCCCTTAAACAGATGACCCGTAGCGAATGGGAATCCCTTTGCGACGGTTGTGGTAAGTGCTGCTTGCACAAACTGCAGGATGAAGATACCGATGAGGTCTATCACACGGCGGTTGCTTGCCAGCTGCTCGACCTTCGCAGTGGCGGTTGTAGTGACTACGCCAATCGCTTTGCCAAAGTGGATGACTGTTTGCAGCTGGACGCCGATAACCTCGACACGTTCCAGTGGCTGCCTCCTAGCTGTGCCTACCGCCGCTTATCTGAAGGTAAAGGCCTGCCGAGTTGGCACCCACTGCTAAACGATGGCAAAAAGCACAAGATGCATGCCGCAGGAATGTCGGTGCGCCATAAGGCGGTGTCTGAAGGGTTTGACTTGGATCCTGCCGATTTTATCGTGATTTGGCCTCTTGATGAGGTGGAATAA
- the minE gene encoding cell division topological specificity factor MinE, protein MSFLDYFRANKKKSASLAKERLQIIVAHERTKRSGPDYLQDLERDILAVIMKYVQISPEQVSVALEHRDDELSVLELNITLPDDVQR, encoded by the coding sequence ATGTCCTTTCTGGATTATTTTCGTGCCAACAAGAAAAAATCAGCCAGCCTTGCCAAAGAGCGCTTGCAGATCATTGTTGCTCACGAACGTACCAAACGAAGTGGCCCCGATTATTTGCAGGACTTAGAGCGCGACATACTGGCCGTCATTATGAAGTATGTACAGATAAGCCCTGAACAGGTATCGGTGGCCCTGGAGCATCGTGACGATGAATTGTCGGTGCTGGAGCTCAACATTACCCTGCCGGACGACGTGCAGCGTTAA
- the fadD gene encoding long-chain-fatty-acid--CoA ligase FadD, producing the protein MEKIWLKSYPSDVPAEIDPDHYPSLLNVLEEACQNYGEQSAFVNMGQEITYNELDRKSRDFAAYLQQELKLAKGARVALMMPNLLQYPIALFGVLRAGMVVVNVNPLYTPRELEHQLNDAGAEAIVIVTNFAHTLEKVVAHTPVKHIILTKLGDMLGQPKRTLVNLVVKYIKKMVPKYGLPHAISFRKVMAEGAQLEYKRPDVAGDDLAFLQYTGGTTGVSKGAMLTHRNMVANLEQATAMFGPLLKTGQELIVTALPLYHIFALTANCLLFMKFGARNLLITNPRDIPGFIKELSKYPFTAITAVNTLFNALMHNEGFAKLDFSKLKLALGGGMALQRPVAERWQKMTGHPMLEGYGLTECAPLVCVNYYNTPGFTGTIGAPAPSTDIELRDAESGELITDMSKPGEMWVKGPQVMAGYWNRPEATADCMKDGWFGTGDIATVDEDGLFRIVDRKKDMILVSGFNVFPNEIEEVVAMHPKVVEVAAVGVPDEHSGEVVKIFVVAKDNSVTAEELIQHSRKHLTGYKIPKKVEFRDELPKTNVGKILRRALRDEETKKAAS; encoded by the coding sequence GTGGAAAAAATTTGGCTGAAAAGCTATCCGTCTGATGTACCCGCTGAGATTGATCCGGACCACTATCCTTCGTTGTTAAACGTCCTAGAAGAAGCCTGCCAAAACTACGGTGAGCAAAGTGCTTTCGTTAACATGGGCCAAGAGATCACCTACAACGAGCTTGACCGCAAAAGCCGTGATTTTGCCGCCTACCTGCAGCAAGAGTTGAAGCTGGCGAAAGGGGCGCGTGTGGCCCTGATGATGCCCAACCTGCTGCAGTATCCCATCGCCTTATTTGGTGTGCTGCGGGCCGGGATGGTAGTGGTAAATGTTAACCCTCTCTATACGCCCAGAGAGCTTGAACACCAGCTAAATGATGCCGGTGCCGAAGCCATTGTTATTGTTACTAACTTTGCGCATACCTTAGAAAAGGTGGTGGCCCATACCCCGGTTAAACACATTATTCTGACCAAGCTTGGGGATATGCTTGGCCAGCCCAAACGCACCTTGGTTAACTTGGTGGTTAAGTACATTAAAAAAATGGTGCCCAAGTACGGTTTGCCTCATGCCATTAGCTTTCGAAAAGTGATGGCAGAGGGTGCACAGCTTGAATACAAGCGCCCGGATGTGGCCGGTGATGACTTGGCTTTCTTGCAATACACCGGCGGCACCACCGGGGTGTCAAAAGGCGCGATGCTGACTCACCGCAATATGGTCGCCAACCTCGAGCAGGCGACGGCCATGTTTGGGCCGCTGCTCAAAACCGGCCAAGAGCTGATTGTGACCGCATTGCCGCTCTATCATATCTTTGCCCTTACCGCGAACTGCCTGCTGTTTATGAAGTTTGGTGCCCGCAATTTATTGATAACCAATCCACGAGACATTCCGGGCTTTATTAAAGAACTCAGTAAATATCCCTTTACTGCCATCACTGCCGTTAACACCCTGTTCAATGCCCTGATGCACAACGAAGGCTTCGCCAAGCTTGATTTTAGCAAGCTTAAGTTGGCGCTCGGTGGCGGTATGGCGTTGCAGCGGCCGGTGGCTGAGCGCTGGCAAAAGATGACTGGCCACCCAATGTTGGAAGGCTACGGCCTGACCGAGTGCGCGCCATTGGTGTGCGTGAATTATTACAACACCCCAGGTTTCACTGGTACCATAGGTGCACCGGCCCCCAGTACCGATATTGAACTTCGCGATGCTGAAAGCGGTGAGCTGATCACCGACATGAGTAAGCCTGGTGAAATGTGGGTAAAAGGCCCACAGGTTATGGCTGGGTATTGGAATCGTCCTGAAGCCACCGCCGATTGCATGAAAGACGGCTGGTTTGGCACCGGTGATATTGCTACCGTGGACGAAGACGGTTTATTCCGGATTGTGGATCGCAAAAAAGATATGATCCTTGTTTCCGGCTTTAACGTTTTCCCCAACGAGATTGAAGAAGTGGTCGCTATGCATCCGAAAGTGGTGGAAGTGGCGGCGGTTGGGGTGCCGGATGAACATTCTGGCGAAGTGGTGAAAATTTTCGTGGTGGCTAAAGACAATAGTGTTACCGCGGAAGAATTGATCCAGCACAGCCGTAAGCATTTGACCGGTTACAAGATCCCGAAAAAGGTCGAATTTAGGGACGAGTTGCCCAAAACCAATGTTGGCAAAATTCTGCGACGAGCATTGCGGGATGAAGAAACAAAAAAAGCAGCCAGTTAA
- the minD gene encoding septum site-determining protein MinD produces the protein MARIIVVTSGKGGVGKTTSSAAIGTGLAMAGKKTVIVDFDVGLRNLDLIMGCERRVVYDFVNVINGEANLNQALIKDKRVDKLHILPASQTRDKESLTKEGVEKVLEELAKDFDYILCDSPAGIETGAMMALYFADEAIVTTNPEVSSVRDSDRILGILASKSRRAEQKQEPIKEHLLLTRYNPGRVNNGDMLSVEDVQEILAIPLLGVIPESQAVLRASNAGEPVILDGDSDAGQAYLDTVARLLGEDRDMRFTTEEKKGLLKRIFGG, from the coding sequence ATGGCGCGCATAATCGTTGTGACGTCAGGCAAGGGTGGCGTGGGTAAAACCACCTCCAGTGCCGCGATTGGAACAGGCCTGGCGATGGCCGGCAAAAAAACCGTAATTGTCGACTTTGATGTGGGTCTGCGTAACCTTGACCTCATCATGGGCTGCGAACGCCGGGTGGTTTATGACTTCGTTAACGTGATCAACGGCGAAGCCAACCTTAACCAAGCCCTTATCAAAGATAAGCGCGTCGACAAGCTGCACATTCTGCCCGCATCGCAAACCCGCGATAAAGAGTCGTTGACCAAAGAAGGTGTAGAAAAGGTGCTGGAAGAGTTGGCCAAGGATTTTGACTACATCCTCTGCGACTCCCCCGCTGGCATCGAAACCGGGGCCATGATGGCGCTTTATTTTGCTGATGAAGCCATTGTGACCACTAACCCGGAAGTGTCTTCAGTACGCGATTCAGACCGCATTCTCGGTATTTTGGCGTCCAAGTCTCGCCGCGCCGAGCAAAAGCAAGAGCCGATTAAAGAACACTTGCTGCTTACCCGCTATAACCCGGGCCGGGTCAATAATGGCGACATGCTAAGCGTTGAAGACGTGCAAGAGATCCTTGCCATTCCGCTATTGGGTGTCATTCCTGAGTCACAAGCCGTACTTAGAGCCTCTAATGCCGGTGAACCGGTTATTTTAGACGGCGACAGTGATGCCGGGCAGGCCTATCTCGATACCGTTGCACGCTTACTGGGTGAAGATCGCGATATGCGCTTTACCACTGAAGAGAAAAAAGGCCTGTTGAAACGGATCTTCGGAGGTTAA
- a CDS encoding alpha/beta fold hydrolase: MTEKTFVLDNGMTLKALCWGKGEPVLALHGWMDNAASFSALAEHWQYGQLVALDLPGHGHSDHRQGAYYFVDYLFEIYQVVQQLGAPVHLLGHSMGAMLSVTFAGVFPELVKSIQLIDGILPITTAPEQALQTVKGAILSRLKHDNRQGRVYASLAAMAKVRSQNGDFSAEQALPLVTRASIKRDDGYHWLTDPKLKATSPLRLTETQAKALVAGCACPVRLFLGTEGMYSQDEARLNREMAVLNIDKPNWIDGGHHCHLQSPVTLALQLEQQLTLT, from the coding sequence ATGACAGAAAAGACCTTTGTTCTCGATAACGGTATGACCTTAAAAGCCCTTTGTTGGGGAAAAGGTGAACCGGTGCTCGCCCTTCATGGCTGGATGGACAATGCTGCCAGTTTTAGTGCCCTTGCCGAGCATTGGCAGTATGGGCAGTTAGTTGCCCTTGATTTACCGGGGCACGGCCACTCTGACCATCGCCAGGGTGCCTATTATTTCGTCGACTATCTGTTTGAGATTTATCAGGTTGTTCAACAACTAGGCGCACCGGTACACCTGTTGGGACACTCCATGGGGGCCATGCTCAGCGTAACCTTTGCCGGTGTTTTCCCTGAACTGGTTAAGTCAATTCAACTTATCGACGGCATTTTGCCTATCACCACAGCACCAGAGCAGGCGTTGCAGACCGTGAAAGGGGCAATACTGTCGCGCCTAAAACATGACAACAGGCAGGGGCGGGTTTACGCGTCATTAGCAGCCATGGCCAAGGTGCGTAGCCAAAATGGCGATTTTTCCGCCGAACAGGCGCTGCCACTGGTAACAAGAGCCAGCATAAAACGTGACGACGGCTATCATTGGCTTACCGATCCGAAGCTTAAAGCGACATCGCCGCTGCGGTTAACCGAAACGCAAGCTAAGGCATTAGTGGCAGGATGCGCTTGCCCGGTGCGGCTGTTTCTCGGTACTGAAGGCATGTATAGCCAAGATGAAGCCCGCTTAAACCGGGAAATGGCAGTGCTCAACATTGATAAGCCAAACTGGATTGATGGAGGTCATCACTGCCATTTACAAAGCCCTGTAACATTAGCTTTGCAACTTGAACAGCAATTAACGTTGACGTGA
- a CDS encoding YcgL domain-containing protein, giving the protein MLCAVYKSAKKVDTYLYVPGKGDFSQVPAELLEMFGAPVFVTQLLLNSERKLARMTADQMKAHLEEKGFYLQLPPPQEDLLKTFRASQGDS; this is encoded by the coding sequence ATGTTGTGCGCCGTTTACAAAAGTGCAAAAAAAGTAGACACCTATCTTTATGTTCCAGGTAAGGGTGACTTCAGCCAGGTTCCGGCAGAATTGTTGGAGATGTTCGGTGCTCCGGTTTTTGTCACGCAATTACTGTTGAACTCCGAGCGAAAGTTAGCCCGCATGACGGCTGACCAAATGAAAGCGCATCTGGAAGAAAAGGGGTTTTATTTGCAATTGCCACCGCCTCAGGAAGATTTATTAAAAACCTTCAGAGCCTCACAGGGGGATTCATGA
- a CDS encoding lytic murein transglycosylase: protein MKNALVAALMLALPAAVQAQTPKAFSVYVEKLKAEAINEGIKPDVVNHAFTDVKYLHRAVQADRSQPESKLTLEGYLHRTLPGWKVKQARIQYQEHKQELDKIAKKYGVKPQYIVALWAKESSFGRVQGNYPVISALTSMAFEGRREDFFKGELFSALKILQQGQISLSEFKGSWAGAMGQTQFMPSSYLALAVDGDGDGKKDIWRDTADVFASIANYLAKAGWNDDQTWGRQVKVPADFDWSLKNDIRSLDDWAKLGVVRYDGKPLPHANMKAQLKAVDGPSGRVYLVYNNYQVLKRWNRSDYFATGVSLLADRIVWPPVTQ, encoded by the coding sequence ATGAAAAATGCCCTGGTTGCGGCGCTGATGTTGGCGTTGCCTGCTGCCGTGCAGGCACAGACGCCCAAGGCCTTTTCCGTATACGTGGAGAAGCTAAAAGCAGAGGCCATTAATGAGGGTATCAAGCCCGATGTGGTTAACCATGCTTTTACCGACGTTAAATATTTGCACCGTGCGGTGCAGGCGGACAGGAGCCAACCAGAAAGCAAGTTGACCCTGGAAGGGTACTTGCATCGCACCTTACCGGGCTGGAAGGTCAAGCAGGCCCGAATTCAGTATCAAGAGCACAAGCAAGAACTGGATAAAATTGCCAAAAAGTATGGGGTTAAACCGCAATACATCGTGGCGCTATGGGCCAAAGAATCTAGCTTTGGCCGAGTGCAGGGCAATTACCCGGTTATTTCGGCCTTAACCTCGATGGCGTTTGAAGGACGCCGCGAGGACTTTTTCAAAGGCGAGCTGTTTTCTGCCTTAAAAATTTTGCAGCAAGGGCAAATCTCACTGAGCGAATTTAAAGGCTCTTGGGCCGGCGCTATGGGGCAAACACAGTTTATGCCAAGCTCGTACTTAGCCTTGGCTGTTGATGGCGACGGCGATGGCAAGAAAGACATTTGGCGCGATACTGCCGACGTTTTTGCCTCCATTGCCAATTACCTGGCCAAGGCGGGCTGGAATGATGACCAAACCTGGGGCCGACAAGTCAAAGTGCCAGCAGATTTTGACTGGTCTTTGAAAAACGATATTCGTTCCTTAGACGACTGGGCCAAGCTGGGAGTGGTGCGTTATGACGGCAAGCCTTTACCCCATGCCAATATGAAAGCGCAGCTTAAAGCCGTTGATGGCCCCAGTGGGCGTGTTTACCTGGTTTATAACAACTACCAGGTGCTAAAGCGTTGGAACCGTTCCGATTATTTTGCCACGGGCGTGAGTCTGTTGGCTGACCGTATTGTGTGGCCGCCAGTAACCCAATGA
- the tsaB gene encoding tRNA (adenosine(37)-N6)-threonylcarbamoyltransferase complex dimerization subunit type 1 TsaB: protein MTVLLALDTATEACSAALQQGDEVLGTFEVCPQQHTQKILPMIDQLLADAGLRLDDVDALVVGQGPGSFTGVRIGIGIVQGLAFSAEKPVITVSNLAAMAQQAWVQKKAAKVLAAIDARMGELYVGAYQQQNGLMVLNGEEAVMAPEVVTTPWPALAVGTGFDVYPELAAQLGLENSDIRLPDARFMLPLAIAAYNDRRYTDALNVEPVYLRDKVTWKKLPGRE, encoded by the coding sequence ATGACCGTATTGCTTGCCCTGGATACGGCAACCGAAGCCTGCAGCGCGGCGCTGCAACAAGGCGATGAGGTGCTGGGCACCTTCGAGGTTTGCCCACAGCAGCACACCCAGAAAATCTTACCCATGATTGACCAATTGCTGGCTGATGCGGGCCTTCGTCTTGACGATGTTGACGCGTTAGTGGTTGGCCAAGGCCCCGGCAGTTTTACCGGTGTGCGTATTGGCATTGGCATAGTGCAGGGGTTGGCCTTTTCGGCTGAAAAGCCGGTGATCACCGTATCTAACCTTGCGGCCATGGCGCAGCAAGCATGGGTACAAAAGAAGGCGGCCAAGGTGCTGGCTGCCATTGATGCCCGTATGGGAGAGCTTTATGTGGGGGCCTATCAACAGCAAAACGGCCTGATGGTACTCAATGGCGAAGAAGCGGTAATGGCACCTGAGGTGGTAACGACCCCTTGGCCAGCATTGGCTGTTGGCACCGGTTTTGATGTATACCCTGAACTGGCCGCGCAGTTAGGGCTTGAAAACAGTGATATTCGTCTACCAGATGCCCGGTTTATGTTGCCGTTGGCGATTGCCGCCTATAATGATCGACGTTACACCGATGCGCTTAATGTTGAGCCGGTGTATCTTCGTGATAAAGTGACCTGGAAAAAGCTCCCCGGCCGGGAATAA
- the dsbB gene encoding disulfide bond formation protein DsbB, with translation MFSKLASHRSAWLLLAASALILEMIALFFQYGMRLEPCVMCVYQRVAVLGILAAGIIGAIAPGTFIMRGLGIVAWVVSAGWGAKISYQHVQLQINPSPFAQCSYSPDFPSWFQVDKWFPAVFEVRGDCTDSVWHFLSLSMPQWMLIIFAAYLLVALAVVVGQLRK, from the coding sequence ATGTTTTCTAAGCTCGCCTCACATCGTTCAGCCTGGCTACTCCTTGCCGCCAGCGCCCTTATTCTGGAAATGATTGCCCTGTTCTTTCAGTACGGTATGCGCTTAGAGCCTTGTGTGATGTGTGTTTACCAGCGAGTGGCGGTGCTAGGCATATTGGCCGCAGGGATAATAGGTGCTATTGCACCCGGCACTTTTATTATGCGCGGGTTAGGTATTGTTGCCTGGGTTGTCAGTGCCGGTTGGGGGGCCAAAATCTCCTACCAGCACGTGCAATTACAGATTAACCCCTCACCTTTTGCGCAGTGCTCTTATTCACCTGATTTTCCCAGCTGGTTTCAGGTAGATAAATGGTTCCCAGCGGTTTTTGAAGTGCGCGGCGACTGTACCGACAGCGTTTGGCATTTTCTCAGTTTGTCCATGCCACAGTGGATGCTGATCATTTTTGCCGCTTATTTACTGGTCGCTTTAGCGGTGGTTGTTGGCCAGTTGCGTAAATAA
- the rnd gene encoding ribonuclease D: MQYQMITTSAALKDCVNSLSHDAPLCLDTEFMRVRTFYPQLALVQLTTDKDIFLVDPVAIADLSPLWQRLSGPQTKVLHACGEDLDVLPKPLLPLFDTQVAATFCNMGMSLGYAALVEKQFGVTLDKGQSRTDWLKRPLTDAQLAYCVNDVVYLPELYARLSAELERLGRRAWLQEECDRQVMARAQGAEPQLAYLDIKNAWQLKPQSLAVLRELAAWRLEEARRRDLALNFVVREENLWAIAKQLPQRAHEIKALVAPMEWRHHSQALLRLVEQGMSEPEQSWPAPITRLIDIPGYKDHFSQIKEQVAKAAEKSGLPDAFIGSKKLINEWYSYHHRLDDALREQVSKPVLETGWRQELLGELK, translated from the coding sequence TTGCAATATCAGATGATCACCACGTCGGCTGCCCTTAAGGATTGTGTTAACAGCCTGAGCCACGATGCCCCGCTTTGTCTTGATACCGAATTTATGCGGGTGCGCACCTTTTACCCGCAATTGGCGTTGGTGCAGCTCACCACAGACAAGGATATTTTCCTGGTAGATCCGGTGGCCATTGCTGACCTGTCACCACTTTGGCAGCGCCTGAGTGGGCCGCAAACGAAAGTGCTGCATGCCTGTGGTGAAGACCTGGATGTACTGCCAAAACCCTTGCTGCCGCTTTTTGATACCCAGGTTGCTGCCACTTTTTGCAACATGGGCATGTCCCTTGGCTATGCCGCTTTGGTTGAAAAACAATTTGGTGTCACCCTCGATAAAGGCCAGTCACGTACCGACTGGCTGAAAAGACCGCTTACCGACGCCCAATTGGCCTATTGCGTGAACGATGTTGTGTATTTGCCAGAGCTTTATGCGCGTTTATCCGCTGAGCTTGAGCGCTTGGGCCGCCGGGCTTGGCTGCAAGAAGAGTGTGATCGGCAAGTGATGGCCCGTGCCCAAGGAGCCGAGCCGCAGCTGGCTTACCTTGATATTAAAAATGCCTGGCAGCTTAAACCGCAAAGTTTGGCCGTGCTGCGCGAATTAGCCGCCTGGCGGCTTGAGGAAGCGCGCCGCCGCGACTTGGCGCTCAACTTTGTGGTGCGTGAGGAAAACCTATGGGCCATTGCCAAGCAGCTGCCGCAGCGGGCCCATGAAATAAAAGCCTTGGTTGCCCCGATGGAGTGGCGCCATCACAGTCAAGCGTTGCTGCGTTTGGTAGAGCAGGGCATGAGTGAGCCCGAACAAAGCTGGCCGGCGCCCATTACCCGCCTTATTGATATCCCCGGTTATAAAGACCACTTTTCCCAAATCAAAGAACAGGTCGCTAAAGCGGCGGAAAAAAGCGGCCTTCCCGACGCTTTTATCGGCTCTAAGAAGCTGATTAATGAATGGTATAGCTACCATCACCGCCTAGATGACGCCCTGCGCGAGCAGGTTTCTAAGCCGGTGCTGGAAACCGGCTGGCGCCAGGAACTGCTCGGTGAACTGAAATAA
- a CDS encoding M50 family metallopeptidase, translating to MKRSLLALFAAIFLQFIPVVNLPFLWFTALFHELGHGLVTMLTGGQVHQLVLYGNGSGRCFSSGGWPVLIAFAGYPAASLCGLLLWQGAKRASAYRWLCPLLVAALLSVTFLWVRDWLTILLISVLLLVVAMLWRVAAKGQWLWALMAATLLVNALLSPLQLLGYAGGDGHLLYELTAIPSFIFVMIWVFIGLSTVVWIVTRR from the coding sequence GTGAAGCGGTCGTTGTTGGCCCTTTTTGCCGCCATTTTTTTGCAATTCATTCCTGTCGTTAATCTGCCTTTTCTGTGGTTTACCGCTCTCTTTCACGAACTCGGCCATGGTTTGGTCACGATGCTTACCGGTGGCCAGGTTCATCAGTTGGTGCTTTACGGCAATGGCAGCGGCCGCTGTTTTAGTAGCGGTGGCTGGCCGGTATTGATTGCCTTTGCCGGTTATCCTGCTGCCAGCTTATGCGGCCTATTATTGTGGCAGGGGGCAAAACGGGCCTCGGCGTACCGCTGGCTCTGCCCGTTGCTTGTTGCCGCGTTACTGTCCGTTACCTTTTTGTGGGTACGAGATTGGCTGACTATCTTACTGATTTCAGTATTATTACTGGTAGTGGCTATGCTCTGGCGTGTCGCGGCGAAAGGCCAGTGGTTGTGGGCCCTAATGGCTGCCACCTTGCTGGTTAATGCACTGCTTTCCCCTTTGCAACTGCTTGGTTATGCAGGCGGTGATGGCCACTTACTTTATGAATTGACGGCAATACCTTCCTTTATCTTTGTAATGATTTGGGTTTTTATAGGTCTATCTACTGTCGTGTGGATAGTCACTCGGAGGTAA
- a CDS encoding Slp family lipoprotein — MWRNLFIVAALALAGCATMPNELQVPEGTSLAAYNLAREGQEVGKTARWGGVITNVTNFKDKTRIEVVFTPLSNSGKPRLDEPSPGRFYAYIKGFVDPVSVPKGYRIALIGQVLPSEKGKVGDFEYTYPVVLIQNFKLWAPEQQVDYYYNGPGPWGPWGPWGPWWGGPYGYGYWGAYGHGPYRARITGPQAPKPGHPMPPPEQGNHPQGKPPSNSSKPATNKSVSVPASHQRSAPQKQR, encoded by the coding sequence ATGTGGCGTAATCTATTTATTGTGGCGGCATTGGCGCTGGCTGGCTGTGCCACCATGCCCAATGAGCTTCAAGTGCCAGAAGGCACCAGCCTTGCGGCTTACAACTTAGCGCGTGAAGGCCAAGAAGTGGGCAAAACGGCGCGCTGGGGCGGGGTGATCACCAATGTCACCAATTTTAAAGACAAAACCCGTATTGAAGTGGTGTTTACACCGCTGAGTAATAGCGGCAAGCCACGCTTGGATGAACCAAGCCCAGGCCGTTTTTATGCCTACATCAAAGGTTTTGTTGACCCGGTATCGGTACCGAAAGGCTATCGAATTGCCCTAATTGGCCAGGTTTTACCCAGCGAGAAGGGCAAAGTGGGTGACTTTGAATACACCTACCCGGTTGTGCTTATTCAGAACTTCAAGCTGTGGGCACCGGAACAGCAAGTGGATTATTACTACAATGGCCCTGGTCCATGGGGACCCTGGGGCCCTTGGGGTCCGTGGTGGGGCGGCCCATACGGCTACGGCTATTGGGGGGCTTATGGCCATGGCCCTTATCGTGCGCGCATTACCGGCCCCCAAGCGCCTAAGCCTGGCCACCCCATGCCGCCACCGGAGCAGGGCAATCATCCGCAAGGCAAACCGCCTAGCAATAGCAGTAAACCTGCCACCAATAAGAGCGTTAGCGTGCCTGCCAGTCACCAGCGTAGCGCCCCTCAAAAGCAACGTTAA